The DNA sequence TGTAACTAGCACATACCAGTGACCTTCGACCTTGTGTTTCAGCTGAGCCACCTTCAGGACAAGTGTACAGTAACAGATTACCATTGTGGTTTCACAGGAGATTGGGACTGGAGGAACGTGTCAGTGGAAGATTTGTGGTTTGGATCCATGTACTACGCTAGCCTTGTACTTCGAAGTTGTCAACCAGGTACAAACACCTAACCTCTGATCTTTACACTGTGGTTGATTTATTACATCTTTGCAACTCGTAAAAACTGATCACAGATAAACCTCAGTCCTtagacatttattatttatgcagATGATCCAACAGCAGTGCTTTCTGaggtcaacaaaataaaagctccaTCCAAACTCTGGAACAGTTTAGATAAAAGCGCATTTTATTGCAGTATAATCATCACTATCGGCCAGGCAGTACATGCAGGTACAGGTGAACACAAACATAACTGAGGGAAAAAAGACGATAGTAAATGACATAGATAAAAATAACAGATGTGCATTAATTCActtgttgttattattacttaatagtttatttacattaacaATCAGAGCGTTCTGTTTCCTAAAGTCAGATGATCTGTATCTAGAAGTTTGAACTAAGAAAAGTCACAAAGCCTGTTACTGTGTGAACCTTCATTCATTCAACCTTGTGTATATGGGTCAGGGAACAGATCAATTTCTACACTGGATGGGAAACTTTATAAGTTTCTTCTGGTAAGACCTAGGGCAACCTCCTGCACGTTTTAAGATGATCCagatcacatttttaaacacctCAGCTCTTTCTGTACTGAGGCTAAAACACTATTTCTAAAAAACGAAATATAGGAGGCTGTGTCAGCGGCTGtttgacaaagacacaaaagttatttacatttacatgtagtcatttagcagacgcttttattcaaagcaacttacatgtgaggtacaaggcagcaaaaatcttaattcaaggagaaaaacatcaaagcaaagtcctatcagaaaagtttacatttcgtgagatgcaagtgcaagttATCAGACAGAGCCTCCAGTCACTGCTGTCACTGCTCTCCAATTAAGCCAAAAGTAAACTTCCGAAGCTGCAGTTGTCCAATTAACTGGAATCTTAGCTGTGAATGTAGAAGAGCTGTATGTCCCAGAATGCAGTGTGACTGTCACAGGTCAGCCTGATGCCTGCTGCAAGTGTTTCTGTCATAACGAAGATAATGGTGGATCATAGTGGTGTGGAAGTGTCCAGGGAGTTTCCAGACATTGTGCTGACACGATTTGTCGATTCCAGGCATAGAGTGGAGCTCTGTGGGTGGGGCTCCTGAGGTGTCCCTGACCACCTTTGAACAAATCTGCAGACACTGTGACGTGCCGCCACCCTGTACCTGCTGGAGATGCACAAGCAAAAAGACATCAACAAAGCATCTTTACAACATATAAAATTCAATATTCTAGGTTCATAAAAGAACCACTGCACACAAAGCTCCTATGAGTCTAACTTACGTCTGTGTCAAGCAGGTGATCCAGGGGTTAAGTGCGGCGCTAGTCAGAGCCAGCCAGGTGGAGAGGGCAGAGCTCACAGCAGGACTCTGCTCAACGATGAATGTCTCATACAGACAAACTGAGATGTAGGGCAGCCAGCAGACCAGCAAACACACTAAAAGCAGACATAAACCAGAGGACCATATCACCAGCAGATTGTAGGTAGAAGAGGACTGGTGACAAAGATTTAGGATTTGTAGAGAGTTCTCAGAATGACTCTCCGGTTTCTCCCATTTCTTTCTGCTGGTGTGACCTTTAACCTTTACTGTAATGATGGTGATGACTGTGAATCATGAAGGTAGAGTTGGAGTCAGTCTGACTAAGCTGTCCTGTGAGCTTTTTAACTGCTTTCACTGCAAAATCACCCTGAACCCAACAAACACAGGatctgaaaatgttgttttttctaGAACTGATAGTtttagagagagaagaggaacagGGCAAGTGGACTATGTTACAAACCAGTGAGGGTGGAGCATGAACTCACCTGAGGTTGAGACCATCACAATCGAACTCCTTAGGTATATGTTGGCAGGAACATAGTAGCAGTGCAGGTCGTTGCACATGAAGGTTCCTCTCAGGGTCTGTTTTCTGGCCACATACACGATGTACCCATTGAGAGAGCACATTGTGAGTACTGGCACAATGATGCCCAGCAGCGTCCACTGCATTACAAAGTACCTGTTCTCAAGTGTAAAGCCCAGGCAGCAGAGAAATCGTGACTTGCTGTAGACATAGCTGCCAAACCCCAGCAGGGGCAGGGTGGCATTGAACAGGCAAAACACCCAGATCAGGATCAGTAGGGCCCGACACCGGCTGGCCGTCCAGATGCTGCTGTAGCTGAGGGCAAAACAGATCTCTGTGAACCTATCAACGGTGGCCCATGTGAGGGACTGGATGGAGGAGgtctgcaggaggaggaagatgaatcCGCTACCCTGACAGAAGGCGCTCTCGCTTGTGTAGCCCTCGGACCAGGAGAGGCTGTTGTGGGCTCCAACAGACGTGATGCAGAGTCCGAGAGCCAGGTCACTCAGGCTGAAGCTCAGGGTGAGGCCCAGAGTGTCGGACCGGAGCTCCTTGTTGAGAAggagcaccagcagcagcaggaggttCCCACAGATTGAGGCCAAACTTGTCAGAACCATCAGGGGAGTGTACAGAGTCCTCAAAGAAACCAACA is a window from the Channa argus isolate prfri chromosome 16, Channa argus male v1.0, whole genome shotgun sequence genome containing:
- the LOC137101320 gene encoding adenosine receptor A3, which codes for MLVSLRTLYTPLMVLTSLASICGNLLLLLVLLLNKELRSDTLGLTLSFSLSDLALGLCITSVGAHNSLSWSEGYTSESAFCQGSGFIFLLLQTSSIQSLTWATVDRFTEICFALSYSSIWTASRCRALLILIWVFCLFNATLPLLGFGSYVYSKSRFLCCLGFTLENRYFVMQWTLLGIIVPVLTMCSLNGYIVYVARKQTLRGTFMCNDLHCYYVPANIYLRSSIVMVSTSVCLLVCWLPYISVCLYETFIVEQSPAVSSALSTWLALTSAALNPWITCLTQTRYRVAARHSVCRFVQRWSGTPQEPHPQSSTLCLESTNRVSTMSGNSLDTSTPL